TGAAGGCGGTCACATCGAAAGTGTGATGTGCGCGCAGCGAAACGCGGAGCTCTGCGAGCGCCCCTCGCGTCAGCTTGGCAGCGCGTACCGCTCGTCGCTCCTCTTCTAGGCGCGTCAAGGCATTGGCGAGACCGACCACTGGTCTGTGGATCTCAGTGTCAACACTCGGCGTCAGCAAGAATGTGGGGCGATACATGCCATGGAGCCGAGCGAACTGACTCTGAATATTGAAGTTGCGTTGGACCTGGAGGCCGCTTGATCGGCTGGCGTTGAGTTCCCCGCTCAAACCCGCCTTGGCCGCCAGCGGGGCGCCCGCCTCGATCTGTGCACGAAAGATCTCTCCCGCTGTCGTGTCGGCCGACTCGGACATGGAGACCGGTGGTGGCATGTCCGGCGCCGAGGTCAGACTGTAGACACTGACCTCGTCCAAGTACACAAACTCTCGCAGCGAGCCGGCGGTTCCTATGATCGGGGCCGGAGGCACGACCTTGGGAGACGACTTCCTTCTGAAAAGCCTCATCCAAGCCTCGCGACTTGGGCGCGGCGGGCTGATACTTGGGGGGCGATACCTTCGATGGCAACGACGCAGTCCAACCGAAGAATGACACTTCTCCCCTCGCTATGACAAAATTGAAAAGCACGGGTCCACAGCGCGCGAAGGTCGGCGCTGCACCATGACTCCGTCAGTACGGCCAACTCACAAGTGTCGACATCCGCGGCGACATCCTTCGGCCGCGTAGCGCGCAAGATGGCCGCTCGCGCCTCCAGCGACGGCAGTTGGAAATTGATTCGGCGGTCGAATCTTCCAGAACGCAGCATGGTGGGGTCGAGGGCGTCCGGTCGATTCGTAGCACCCACGATCAGCGCCCGACCCGGCTTGTCGTCGAAGCCATCAAGCAGCGCCAGAAACTGCGTGATGAGCTTATTGGACATTTCATGAGCCGTAGATGATCGAACTTCACCAAGGCTGTCAATCTCGTCGAAGAACACGATCGCACGCTCAAGCGCGTCGGCCTCATCCATTAGCGCGCGCAGCATCTCTTCGCTCTCGTTGACCCACTTGCTCGCAATCTCAGGGCCGCGCACGTGAAAGTATGCCGCACCTGACTCATTCGCCAAAGCTCGAGCCAACATCGTCTTGCCCGTGCCAGACTCTCCGGCGAGGAGCACTCCCCGAATTGGCAGCATGCCCCTGCCTCTAAGCGCTTCAGCCTCATTTGTGAGCTCGATGATCTGACGTAGCTCGGCAATCTGGCCGTCCAGACCCTCGATTCCATCAAACGTCTCCGTTACCCGGCTTTGGTCGACGCGGAACCGGGAATGCACCGTGGCCGTCGCAGGAGGCTCGTCGCGGTACCTGAGTGGGCGGGCATCAATCTCTTTCACAACGCCGGTGTCACTCAGCTCCACTGTCGACCACTCGGCCCAGTCGACAACGCCATCGTGCTGGAGCCAGACAATCGAATGGTCGGTCTCGACGAGCGATCGCGTGTCCTCAACGCGCCGAACCACCCCGACTCTAGGTCGTGGCCCAGGCAATAGTTTGTCCGGAGCCAGGCTGAACGTGGTGCCCGTGACGAGCACAACGGCTCCCACGGAGACCTCCGGGCCACCATCGCGGTGGATTGGCCCGTAGGCACCTGCCGCGTAACGAAGCCAGTACGGCTCATGGGCGTCAGCCATCACAACCGTGGCGAGTGATCCAACGTCGATGTCTTTCGGAAAGACCTCAGCGGGCGCCTCGATGAAGGAGGCGTCGTCCGATACGAGCAGGACGGTGCCTACGCCAACATCTGGGCCGTCGTCTGGGTCAAGACACGTGGCGTTGCCGTTGGCGAAGCGAACCCACAGCAGTCCTCGCGCGGCGTCGACAAGTACCACCGTTGCAGGTACACCGACCGGCGGCGCCATGGTCCCCCCTCTGTCATCAACAACGGTCAACGGATTGCGAGCATGGCCCACCCTCGCTCGTGGCCATCCCGACGAAAGGCTAGTGCGTATTGGTCGATGGGGGTGTCTGCGTGGCTATCGCGCATTGGCGTGAGGTGCCTGCTGGTTGAATGAGTAGCGACCTCTACAAGTGGGCCTACAAGCTGACGCCGACGGTGCCGACGTCCGTGGTGGCGCAGTGCTTCGAGCTGGCTCGCGACGTCCGGCTGCTCGACATGCAGGCCTCGCCGTACGACCTCAGCGCGCTCGGTGTCGAGCCGGTGCGCATCGAAACGCCCGACGGGCGGGCGGAGCACGCACGCAGGCAGCGCGGGTTCGCCGAGCGCGGCCTGGTGCTGCGCGCCGCGCTCGTGTCGGCGTTGGAACCGCTGAGCCGCCGATAGGCTGCGCCTGCAGCCAACGTGAGGAGTCAGCGTGCGGATCCTGGTGCTCAACGGTCCCAACCTGGGTCGCCTCGGCACGCGCGAGCCCGAGATCTATGGCACCACCACGTACGCCGACCTCGTGACGCTCTGCGAGACCGCGGGCCGGGACGTCGGGGCCGCCGTCGAGGTGCGCCAGACCGACGCCGAGCACGAGCTGCTCGGCTGGCTCCACGAGGCCGCTGACGGCTCGACGCCGGTGGTGCTCAACCCCGCCGGCTGGACGCACACCTCCGTCGCCCTGCGCGACGCCTGCGCCGCCCTCACCGCCCCACTCGTCGAGGTGCACATCAGCAACGTGCACGCCCGCGAGGAGTTCCGCCGGCACTCCTACGTCTCCCCCGTCGCCACGGGTGTCATCGCCGGCTTGGGCGTGCAGGGGTACGCCGCCGCCATCCGCTGGCTCGCCGAGCGCACCGCCTGAGCGACACTGGTCGGGTGCGCGCCCGAGCCGAGATCCTGCACCTGGATCTGGACTCCTTCTTCGCGGCCGTCGAGCAGCGCGACAAGCCGTCGCTGCGCGGCAAGCCGGTCGTCGTCGGCGGAGTCGGTGGGCGCGGCGTGGTGGCCACGGCGTCGTACGAGGCGCGCGTGTTCGGCGTCCGGTCCGCGATGAGCATCGCCGAGGCTCGTCGCCGCTGCCCGAACGCTGCGTACCTGTCACCGCGGTTCGCGGCCTACCGCGAGGCCAGCCGCGTGGTGATGTCGGCGCTGCACGAGGTGAGCGCGATCGTGCAACAGGTCAGCATCGACGAGGCCTACGCCGACCTCGCGGCGGCCGACACGCCCCCGACCGACATCGCGAAGGCGTTGCGCCGCAAGGTCACCCAGGCCACAGGCGGCCTCACCGCCTCGGTCGGCCTGGCGCCGTCCAAGAGCGTGGCGAAGCTCGCGAGCGAGGCTGCCAAGCCGGACGGGCTGATGGTCGTCGAGCCCGACGACGTCCGGGCCTTCCTCGACCCGTTGCCGGTCACCGCGATCGGGGGCGTGGGTCCCGCGACGGCAGCGCGGCTGGCAAGCCACGGCATCCGCACCGTGGCCGAGCTCGCCGCGATGGACGACGACGACGCCGTGCGGCTGCTGGGGTCGGCGCACGGCCACGGACTGCTCGCGCTGGCCCGCGGTGACGACGACCGCCCAGTGGAGCCCTTCCGCGAGGCCAAGTCGGTGTCGGCCGAGGAGACGTTCGACGTCGACCTGCGCGACCCCGCGCGGATGGCCGCCGAGGTCGACCTGCTCGCCGCGAAGGTGGCGGGCCGGCTGCGCAAGGAGGGGCTCGCCGGACGCACCGTGACGCTGAAGGTGCGCTTCGCCGACTTCACCGGGCGCACCCGGTCGTACACGCACCCACAGGCCGTCGACGGCACGGCAGCGATCACCCGGGCCGCTCGGCGGCTGCTGTCCGAGATCGACACGCTCACGTGGTCGACCGCCGGCGGCATCCGCCTTCTCGGAGTGGGAGTCTCGGGCCTCGCCGACTGGTTCCAGCCCGACCTCATCACCGCCGACGAGGAGGTGGCGGCCGACGTCCCCGAGCCCGCGCAGGCCCCCACGCCCGAGCTCGAACCGCGACCCACGTGGCGGCCCGGCGCCGACGTCCGGCACGCCGAGTACGGCGCCGGCTGGGTGTGGGGCAGCGGCCGCGGTCGCGTCACCGTGCGGTTCGAGGGACCCGGCACCCCGCCCGGCCCGGTGCGCACCTTCGCGGACGACGACCCCGACCTCTCCACCGCCGACCCGCCCGACCTGCCGGGGCGTTGACCCGGGGCTGCGACTGCTCAAGGCTGATGAGTATCAGGTCAGCACGGTGATGCACAGGAGGGAGATCCCGGCCGCCACGAGTGTGGAGACGGCGCCCAGAGCGATCGCTCGTCCACCAGTGCGAATCAGCGATCCCATGTGCACCGAGGTACCGAGGCCGAACAGGGCACCGGCGAGCAGCAGCGTGGTGACGATCTTCAACGCGGACAGCACTGAGGGGCTCAGCAGCCCGGTGCTCCGCAGCGCGACCATGGCGACGAAGCCGACGACGAAGAGCGGGACGACGGGTGGCCTTTTGTCGGACACCGTGCGGACGCCACGCCGCCGTTTGATGATGCTGTAACCGGCGATCAACGGCGCCAGCAGGACCACGCGCGTGAGCTTCACGACCGTAGCGATCGCCACCGAGGCGGGGCCGGCGGCCGACGCTGTCGCCACGACCTGGGCCACCTCGTGCACGCTTGCGCCCGACCAGACGCCGAAGGCTGTGTGGTCGAGACCCAGCGGCTGCCGCAGCAGGGGCAGCACGAAGATCGCGGCGCCTCCGAAGAGGGTGACCAGGGCTACCGCAGTGGCAAGGTCTTCTTCGTCGCTGTCACTGACCGCATCCATCGCCGCAGCGGCCGACGCGCCGCAGATGGAGAAGCCGGTCGCCACCAACAGGGTCGTGCCTGGTGTGGTTCCCAGCAGTCTTCCCGCCCAGAGGGTGGCCGCGAAGGTGACGGTCACGGTGGCCACCACCACCACGAGGACCGAGGTGTTGAGGCCGAGGACCTGCGAGATCGCCAGCTGAAGGCCGAGGAGCACGACTCCGGCTCGTAGGAGCGTCCGGGTGGCGAACCGTGCGCCCGGGACGGCGCGTGTCGGCAAGATGCCGACGTTGCGCGACAAGGCGCCCAGGATGACAGCGACCGTCAAGGCGCTGATGGCCGGCACGGCTGAGCTCAGCGCGTACGACAGGGCCACTCCGATGCCCACGGCAATCAACCCAGGGCCATTGGTGGAAAGGAACCCTCTGCCGAACAGCCTGCTCAGTTCTGGGCCGCTCGTTACAGCTGGGCGTGAACGCAACACATCGTGCCTTCCGTTGCAGGGCCGGGAGCTTGCGACGCACCACTGAGGGTCTTGCTGGTCAGGCGGCCCCCTCCTCCTGCGCCTGTTCCGTCAGCGGAACTGGGGGATCAGCTGGTGGCGGATGATTCGTCCAGGACGACGCCTTGGTACGCGTACAGGGCGGGAGAACCACCGGTGTGGACGAACAGCACGTTGCTGTCGTGGCCGAACGCACCCGCGCGGGCAAGGGCGATCAAGCCGGCCGCCGTCTTGCCCGTGTACACCGGGTCGAGCAAGATGCCCTCGGTCCTGGCGAACAGCTGGATGGCCGCGACCATCTCGTCGGTCGGCAGCGAGTAGCCCGGTCCGACGAATCCGTCCTCGACCTTGATCTGGTCAGCCGGCACGGACTGATGAGCCCCTGCCAGAGAAGAGGTCTCGGTGGCCAGCGCATGGATCTTCGCTTCCTGGGGTTCCCTCTCCGCCCGCACACTGATGCCAGTCACAGGCACCGAGCTCTGGTTCCCGTAGAAGCCAGCCACGAGGCCGGCGTGGGTGCCACCCGACCCGCTTGCGCAGACCACGTGGTCCAGAGCCAGTGACTGCTCGAATGTCTGCGCGAGGATCTCCTCCGCACAGGCGACGTAACCCAGTGCGCCCAGTGCGGTCGATCCTCCGCCGGCGATGATGTAGGGCTTACCGCCCTCAGCCGTCACGTCCTGAGCAATCTGCTCCATCCCCGCTGCCAGGTCCGTCCCGGCCGGGACCACGGTGACGCTCTCAGCGCCCAGCAGCCGAAACAGGAAGTTGTTGCCGCTGGCCTGCGGGTCGTAGGAGCGCGGGACGCGTTCTTCGACCAGCAGCCGACACCGCAAGCCCTCCTTGACTGCCGCGGCCAGAGTGAGGCGACAGTGGTTGGACTGCACCGCCCCTGTGGTGATGATTGTGTCGGCTCCCTGGGCGAGAGCATCGGCCATCAGGAACTCCAGCTTCCGCGTCTTGTTGCCTCCAGAGGTGAGGCCGAGGAGGTCGTCGCGTTTGATGAAGATCTGGGGCCCTCCGAGCTCGGCGGTCAGCCGTGGCAGGAACTCGATAGGGGTGGGTCCGGCGGTGTAGCGGCGCCGGGGAAAGCGGGCCAGGTGCATGATGGCTCCTTCTTGGAGTCGGGTCAGGTCGTGGGTGCGAGGGGTACTGAACGGGCGCCGGTCACTTGGAGCAGGCGCCTGCCGCGATCTCCTGGGCGAAGGACGTGTCGACGTGCGCGGCGATCTCGTCGATGGAGGGCACTGTCTTGATGACGCCCTGGTCGTGAAGGAACTCCCCGGTCTTCAGCAGTGACTGCACCACGGCGCCGTTCTTGACGTCATCCGGGGTGCCCAGCGCCTTGGGAGTGAGCTCGTCGGCGGGAGCGATCAGCGGGTACGAGAGTCCCGTCGGCACTCCGAACTTGGGGTCCTGGCCGAGGAAGTCGGACGCCTTGGTGATGACGTCGTTCTTGTTGGCCCCCGTCATCAGGTCGTGGGCCGCCGCATCCGCGCACAGGTAGCCGCGAATCAGGTCGTGGTTCTGCTTCGCGAACGTCCGGTCGACGGTGACCATGTTCAGCGCGGGGAAGCCCATCCCCGCGATCTGGGCCGAGTCGACGACTTGCCGGCCACCCGCCGCCACCATCTCGGTGGTGAACGGCGCGTCGTTGAAACCCCCGGCGATCTTGCCGGTCTTGAACGCGGCGGTCATGGCCTGCCGGTCGAGGTTGATGAGGGTGACCTTGCCGGCCAGGCCGTTCAGCTTCAGCCAGCTCTGGAAGGAGAAGTCCTCCGAGGATCCTTGGAGGTACCCGAGCTTCTTGCCGGCCAGGTCCGCAGGACTCTTGATGTCCTTCTGGACGACCAAGGCGGCGTTGTCGAACGCCTCGACCCACACGACCGCAAGATCTGTCTTGATCGCGATCGCGCCGAGGATGGGCGGGTTGCCGGTCTGGGTGGTCAGGTTGTAGCTGCCCGACTTCAAACCCGCGAGCGTCGCCGGGCCACTCTGCACCTGAAGGAACCGCACCTTGCCCGGGATCTTCTTCTGCAAGGAGGGTTGCGTTGCGACGACCCCTGAGTAGTAGCCGTTGGAGAAATAGCTGACGAGCAGGTTGCCGCTACCCCCAGCCGCGCCCCCCGCGGTACTGCCTGCGGCGTTGCCGCAAGCGCTGGCCAGCAGCCCCACAGCAATCGCTGCCGTGACCCCTGCGGTGACTGTCCCTCTGTTCATGCTGAGCTCCTTCAGGGTGCGATCAGTCCTACTGCGCGGGGCGCGCAGCGGGGTCGATACGCGACTTCAGCAGGCGAAGCAGCGCATCGAGGGAGATACCGAGGACGGCGATGATGAGAACGCCGGCGAAGATGAGGTCGGTGCGCAGGAACTGTCCGGCCTGGATGATCAGGAACCCGAGTCCTGACGTGGCGGCCACGTACTCGGCCGCCACGATGCTGGTCCACGACACGCCCATCGCCAGACGCATGCCGGTGATGATCTGAGGCAGGGCTGCACGCACCTGGACGTACAGGACGGTCTGGAACTCCGACGCCCCCAGGCACCGGGCCGCGTTCAGCAGCTCCTCCCGAACGTCCAGGATGGCTGCGGCAGTCGAGACCGTGATGATCGGGATGACACCGATCGTGATCAGGACGATCTTCGGCGTCTCGTCCAAGCCGAACCACACCAGGAGCAGCGGGATGAATGCCAGCGGTGGAAGCGGCCGGGTCAGCTCGATGAACGGGTCGACGATCGAGCGGATGGGCCGAAGCGCTGCCATCAGACCGCCGAGCAGGACACCGATGGTCGTACCGATCCCGAAGCCGATGAGGATGCGGCGCAGACTGATGAAGATGTCGTACGAGAGGGACTTGCCCTGTGAGGGGTAGGGCTTGTTCCAGTACTCGACGAGTGCTTGGACGGTGGCCCAGGGCGTCGGGAGGAACACCGGGTCGCGCACCACCAGGGCCGCCACGAGGTGCCAGATGATCAGGGCTGCTATGACGCTGAGCACGGACAGGTAGCGCATTCTCGCCAGGCTCACCAGGCGCTGGCCTCCGCCCCAGCCCTTCGCGCCCGGCACGGTCGGCGGTGCGGCGCTGAGGTCGACGGGCGCGTTCTGGACGATGTCGCTCATGGGTGCACCAGTGCCTTCTCGAGCGTCTCTCGCAGCGCTCGGCGCGTGCGGATGAACTCGTCCGTCTCGACAGTTGCCTGGGTACGCGGGCGGGGGATGTCGACGCGCGAGATGTCGTGGATGCGCCCTGGGCGTGCGGACATGACACACACCCGGTCGGCGAGAAGGGATGCCTCTTCGACATCGTGGGTCACGAACAGGATCGTGGTCTTCTCCTGCTGCCACAGGTCCAGCAGGAAGTCCTGCATCGACACCCGAGTGATGGCGTCGAGAGCCGCGAACGGCTCGTCGAGGAGCAGGATGTCCGGCTTGTTGATCAAGGCGCGCGCGTACGCGACTCGGTGCCGCATTCCGCCGGAGAGCTGGTGGGGATAGTGGTCCTGGAACGCGCCCAGACCAACGCGCTCGAGCAGCTCAGAGGCACGCTGACGCGCCGTCCCCTTGTCGACACCGGTCATCTTCGGGCCGAACATCACGTTCTCACGCGTGGTCAGCCACGAGTACAAGGTGGGCTGCTGGAACAACACGCATCGATCGACACCGGGTCGCGTGACCACTCGCCCGTGGGACCGGACCGTTCCGGCGTCCGCCTTCATGAAGCCGGCCACGATGTTCAGCAACGTGGACTTGCCGCAGCCGGAGGGGCCCAACAGGCAGATGAACTCGCCCGCTTCGACCTGGAGGTCGACGTTGTCGAGCGCGAGGGTCCTCGCGCCGCCGTGCGAGAAGTGCTTGGTCACCCCACGGATGTCCAGAGCAAGTGACCTGGCGCCGTTCCCAGACAGGTCATGATCGATCGCGGGGCTCGGTTCGCCTGCACTTCGGGTGAAGAAGAGGTTCACGACTGCGGCCTTTCGTTGGCCCGGAGGTCCGAGGTCAGGTCGAACTTCGAGAAGCGCGCGTGGATGGTCGCCATCCGAGCTCGATCAGCGGTGGCGAGGGTGTCGTCATCGGCGAAGCGGTAGACGACTGAGAGAAGGTGCTCGCGGCTGGCTCTCATGGCCGACTCTGCATCGCCGGCGGCGATGTGCTCCCACACGGCTCGGTGCTCGCGCACCCAGCTGGCCAGCAGCTCCCCGTCCTGCCAGGCGGTGCTCCGCGCGTTCTGGAAGTAGGAGTCACTCGCTGCCTTCAACAGGCCGCGACATTCTCCGACGAGATAGGTGTTGCGGCAGGTCTCCACCAAGGCCGTGTGGACGCGCAGGTCCGTGTCGACGTCGATCTCCGGCGCCGAGACCGAGAGCGCCATCCCGTCGATGAGCTGACGGGCGAGGCGCAGAGCCGTGGGGTCTGGATCGCAGGCGCCCAACGCGATGGTCTGCGGCTCGAGCACGAGCCTGGCCTCGAGCAGCTGCAGATGGTCGACCGGCATCCGCCGTACGACGCGGCTCTCGCCTGGATTGCTCGGCGTGGCTGAGAGCACGATCGTGCCGCTACCGCGACGCGACTCGACGTACCCGGCGAACTGCAAGGCACTCAGCGCCTCACGCACCGACACGCGACTCGCACCGAACTCGCGGGCGAGCTCCACCTCCACCGGGAGCCGGCTTCCAGCCGGGTAGCTCCCCGCGCGGATCGCCTCCACCAACCGGCGAGCGATCGACATCGAGACGAGCTCAGGACGTCCCGGCTCGCTACTGCTTCCGCTCTGCGACATGGCGGCATCCTGGCGCCATGCAGATTAGCCTGTCAATAGAGGAAGGCACAGTTGACAGTCAAATTTTCCGGCGGGACACTGCTGACACAACGGGAGGAGGCGGATGCCGATGGCGCCCGAGGACAGGCGAGGCGTGGCGGACGCAGGCGCGTCCGAAACCGGCGTGAACGCCGAGCTTCGCGATCGGCTGACCCAGTCGCTCGACGCGCTCCACCTCGACCGTTCTCCTGACCTGACCCGCTCGAAAAGGTCCGAGCGGCGCGGGGTGGAGGTTCGAGACACCGACCTGCGCACCCCGGAGCACTCCGAGGTCCTCCAGCTGGCGCAGCTCTTGGCTGAGGGCGCATTCACCTGCGAGGAGCTCGTTCAGGACCTGCTCGATGCAGCCGGTCGGCTGAGCAGTCTGAACGTCTACGCCCAGCGCTTCGACGACCACGCTCTGGCGTGCGCGCGCGAGGCAGACGCACTGCGCCGCGCCGGGCGCACCCGAGGTGCCTTGCACGGCATCCCAGTAGCGGTCAAGGACGTCCTGTCCACCCGCGAGGCGCCGACCACCGCGAACTCACGCGTGGGCGCTGCGACCCTCCCGCCCGGCGACGCACCAGTCGTGCACCGGCTACGCGCGGCGGGAGCGGTCGTGTTGGGCAAGACGACGACCATGGAGCTCGCGTGCGGAATGCCGGATCGAGACGGGGGCGAAGCCGTCCCGCGCAACCCTTGGGAGCCGGACCACTGGACCGGAGGGTCGAGTTCCGGCTCGGCCAGTGGCGTGGCGGCGAGGTTGTTCCCGGCAGCGCTGGGCTCTGACACGGCCGGGAGCATCCGGACCCCAGCCGCACTGTGCGGCGTGACCGGGTTCAAGCCCACCCACGGCAAGGTGTCGACGGCCGGGTGCCTGATGCTGTCCCCGGACATGGACTGTGTCGGTCCCATCGCGCAGACAGCCATCGACTGCGCCGTGATCATGGAGGCCATCCTCGGACAGGCGCAGCCTCGCACCGGTGACACCGTCGGGCTGGTAGGCGTGCGCATCGCAGCTGAGCGGGAGCGATATGAGTCCCCCGACATCGACCCGGCGGTCCGTACGGCGTTCCGTGCCGCAATAGCGACGTTCGAGTCGCTTGGCGCAACGGTGGATGACGTCACCCTGCCCGGGTACGAAGCTCTGCGCGTCGCCTCGCGGGTCCTCTGGACCACCGAGGCATTCGCCACGTTCGGTGCAGCGCTCGATACGGTCCGACCCCCGACACGGCAGCTCTTGGAAGTCGGCGCCATGCACAGCGGGGCGGACTTCGCGCTGGCCCGGCGCGCGATCGCGTGGGGCCAGCAAGCGATGGCCCAGGCCCTGTCTCCCTACGCCGCGGTGCTCAGCCCCACGAGGACATGCCTGGCTCCGCTTCTGGAGGAGGCGACGATCGAGTGGCAGCTCAGCACGCATAATCACACCTCGATCTGGAACGTCTTGGGGTTCCCAGCTGTTTCGGTACCGATGGGGTTATCGGCCGACGGCCTCCCGATGGGGCTGCAGATCATCGGCGCCGCCGGAGCGGACCGCCAGACATTGGCTATTGCTGCTCACTATCAGAGCGTCACCGAGTGGCATCGGGCACGTCCGCCTCTGGCTGCACCGATCGGCAGGCACCTGCAGCGGCCGCGTGGCTCAGCACAGGTGGTGGCGTCATGACGGCCAGCAGGCTCGGCGTGCTCGCCGGTCTCGGCCCGTTGGCCGGCGCCCACTTCTACCGCCGGCTCATCGAACTGACACCCGCCCAGCAGGACGGTGATCACGTCTCGGTGGTGCTCGTTGCGGAGCCCGCCATCCCCAGTCGGCGGGACTTCCTCGCCGGCTGCGGCGTCTCACCGGTGCCCGCGTTGCAGCAAGCCGCCCGTGAGCTCGAGCAAGTGGGTTGCGACATCATCGTGATGCCGTCCACGACCACCCACGCGTTCTACGACGACGTCGCGTCCTCGGTCACGGTGCCCTTCCTGAACCTTCTGGTCGAGGTCACCAACGCGTTGGTGGCCGCACATGTGTCCAGGCCGGCCGTCATCGCCACCCGGGCCACCGTCCAGACGCAGATCTATGAGCCGCACTTCCTGAACCGGATCGAGCCCATCTACCCCCCGCCCGAGATCCAGGACCGCATCGAGTGCATGATCGACGCCGTCAAGGGCGGAGCAGATACTGAAGCACTGCGCGCCGACATGGACGACGTCGCCGCGGCCGGGTGGCTGGCCGATGCCGACGGCATCCTGCTTGCCTGCACGGAGACTCCGCTCATCGCTCCCACACGACCGGGCCCCAAGCTCATCAGCGCCACCGACGTCCTGGCCATGGCGGCTTTGCGAGCACTCGGGCGACAGACGGGCCGGTGAACCGCGGCTCCCCGTTGCGGGTCGGGCTGTGCGAGGGTGAGCGAGGCGACAGGAGCGTAGGTCAGCGGGGGTCGATGCCCTGGCGCATGAGGCCGTAGGAGATGGAGTCGACGAGCGCCTCCCACGAAGCTTCGACGATGTTGGCGGCGACGCCGACCGTCTCCCACGACGTCGCCCCGTCGCTGGTCTCGATGAGCACGCGAGTGACGGCGTCCGACCCGTGCGCGGCGTCGAGGA
This is a stretch of genomic DNA from Angustibacter sp. Root456. It encodes these proteins:
- a CDS encoding 26S protease regulatory subunit; its protein translation is MAPPVGVPATVVLVDAARGLLWVRFANGNATCLDPDDGPDVGVGTVLLVSDDASFIEAPAEVFPKDIDVGSLATVVMADAHEPYWLRYAAGAYGPIHRDGGPEVSVGAVVLVTGTTFSLAPDKLLPGPRPRVGVVRRVEDTRSLVETDHSIVWLQHDGVVDWAEWSTVELSDTGVVKEIDARPLRYRDEPPATATVHSRFRVDQSRVTETFDGIEGLDGQIAELRQIIELTNEAEALRGRGMLPIRGVLLAGESGTGKTMLARALANESGAAYFHVRGPEIASKWVNESEEMLRALMDEADALERAIVFFDEIDSLGEVRSSTAHEMSNKLITQFLALLDGFDDKPGRALIVGATNRPDALDPTMLRSGRFDRRINFQLPSLEARAAILRATRPKDVAADVDTCELAVLTESWCSADLRALWTRAFQFCHSEGRSVILRLDCVVAIEGIAPQVSARRAQVARLG
- the aroQ gene encoding type II 3-dehydroquinate dehydratase, whose translation is MRILVLNGPNLGRLGTREPEIYGTTTYADLVTLCETAGRDVGAAVEVRQTDAEHELLGWLHEAADGSTPVVLNPAGWTHTSVALRDACAALTAPLVEVHISNVHAREEFRRHSYVSPVATGVIAGLGVQGYAAAIRWLAERTA
- a CDS encoding DNA polymerase IV, which gives rise to MRARAEILHLDLDSFFAAVEQRDKPSLRGKPVVVGGVGGRGVVATASYEARVFGVRSAMSIAEARRRCPNAAYLSPRFAAYREASRVVMSALHEVSAIVQQVSIDEAYADLAAADTPPTDIAKALRRKVTQATGGLTASVGLAPSKSVAKLASEAAKPDGLMVVEPDDVRAFLDPLPVTAIGGVGPATAARLASHGIRTVAELAAMDDDDAVRLLGSAHGHGLLALARGDDDRPVEPFREAKSVSAEETFDVDLRDPARMAAEVDLLAAKVAGRLRKEGLAGRTVTLKVRFADFTGRTRSYTHPQAVDGTAAITRAARRLLSEIDTLTWSTAGGIRLLGVGVSGLADWFQPDLITADEEVAADVPEPAQAPTPELEPRPTWRPGADVRHAEYGAGWVWGSGRGRVTVRFEGPGTPPGPVRTFADDDPDLSTADPPDLPGR
- a CDS encoding YeiH family protein; the protein is MLRSRPAVTSGPELSRLFGRGFLSTNGPGLIAVGIGVALSYALSSAVPAISALTVAVILGALSRNVGILPTRAVPGARFATRTLLRAGVVLLGLQLAISQVLGLNTSVLVVVVATVTVTFAATLWAGRLLGTTPGTTLLVATGFSICGASAAAAMDAVSDSDEEDLATAVALVTLFGGAAIFVLPLLRQPLGLDHTAFGVWSGASVHEVAQVVATASAAGPASVAIATVVKLTRVVLLAPLIAGYSIIKRRRGVRTVSDKRPPVVPLFVVGFVAMVALRSTGLLSPSVLSALKIVTTLLLAGALFGLGTSVHMGSLIRTGGRAIALGAVSTLVAAGISLLCITVLT
- a CDS encoding D-cysteine desulfhydrase, which gives rise to MHLARFPRRRYTAGPTPIEFLPRLTAELGGPQIFIKRDDLLGLTSGGNKTRKLEFLMADALAQGADTIITTGAVQSNHCRLTLAAAVKEGLRCRLLVEERVPRSYDPQASGNNFLFRLLGAESVTVVPAGTDLAAGMEQIAQDVTAEGGKPYIIAGGGSTALGALGYVACAEEILAQTFEQSLALDHVVCASGSGGTHAGLVAGFYGNQSSVPVTGISVRAEREPQEAKIHALATETSSLAGAHQSVPADQIKVEDGFVGPGYSLPTDEMVAAIQLFARTEGILLDPVYTGKTAAGLIALARAGAFGHDSNVLFVHTGGSPALYAYQGVVLDESSATS
- a CDS encoding ABC transporter substrate-binding protein, producing MGLLASACGNAAGSTAGGAAGGSGNLLVSYFSNGYYSGVVATQPSLQKKIPGKVRFLQVQSGPATLAGLKSGSYNLTTQTGNPPILGAIAIKTDLAVVWVEAFDNAALVVQKDIKSPADLAGKKLGYLQGSSEDFSFQSWLKLNGLAGKVTLINLDRQAMTAAFKTGKIAGGFNDAPFTTEMVAAGGRQVVDSAQIAGMGFPALNMVTVDRTFAKQNHDLIRGYLCADAAAHDLMTGANKNDVITKASDFLGQDPKFGVPTGLSYPLIAPADELTPKALGTPDDVKNGAVVQSLLKTGEFLHDQGVIKTVPSIDEIAAHVDTSFAQEIAAGACSK
- a CDS encoding ABC transporter permease, translated to MSDIVQNAPVDLSAAPPTVPGAKGWGGGQRLVSLARMRYLSVLSVIAALIIWHLVAALVVRDPVFLPTPWATVQALVEYWNKPYPSQGKSLSYDIFISLRRILIGFGIGTTIGVLLGGLMAALRPIRSIVDPFIELTRPLPPLAFIPLLLVWFGLDETPKIVLITIGVIPIITVSTAAAILDVREELLNAARCLGASEFQTVLYVQVRAALPQIITGMRLAMGVSWTSIVAAEYVAATSGLGFLIIQAGQFLRTDLIFAGVLIIAVLGISLDALLRLLKSRIDPAARPAQ
- a CDS encoding ABC transporter ATP-binding protein, translated to MNLFFTRSAGEPSPAIDHDLSGNGARSLALDIRGVTKHFSHGGARTLALDNVDLQVEAGEFICLLGPSGCGKSTLLNIVAGFMKADAGTVRSHGRVVTRPGVDRCVLFQQPTLYSWLTTRENVMFGPKMTGVDKGTARQRASELLERVGLGAFQDHYPHQLSGGMRHRVAYARALINKPDILLLDEPFAALDAITRVSMQDFLLDLWQQEKTTILFVTHDVEEASLLADRVCVMSARPGRIHDISRVDIPRPRTQATVETDEFIRTRRALRETLEKALVHP
- a CDS encoding FadR/GntR family transcriptional regulator, whose protein sequence is MSQSGSSSEPGRPELVSMSIARRLVEAIRAGSYPAGSRLPVEVELAREFGASRVSVREALSALQFAGYVESRRGSGTIVLSATPSNPGESRVVRRMPVDHLQLLEARLVLEPQTIALGACDPDPTALRLARQLIDGMALSVSAPEIDVDTDLRVHTALVETCRNTYLVGECRGLLKAASDSYFQNARSTAWQDGELLASWVREHRAVWEHIAAGDAESAMRASREHLLSVVYRFADDDTLATADRARMATIHARFSKFDLTSDLRANERPQS